Sequence from the Miscanthus floridulus cultivar M001 chromosome 16, ASM1932011v1, whole genome shotgun sequence genome:
AAATCCTACCCGATGATCTCGTAGCTAAACTAGCTATTTTATGTTAGAGATGGTGCATCATGCttctaaaacaaaccctaagatCATGCCACTACTTAACCCGTTTCGCCCATAAAAATTGCCGAACctagcttcgtcgacccattttcagaCTTACGAGAATTGACGAAGCTTCAaatggtttcgcgtcgaattccattcccgagctacttgatacactagctagcgaaccccagTCCTCGATCGTACgtatttcatcgtcgcctacgaagttcgtactacgaactttatcaaagtttcacATAAGGGTTCTATaccatttttgttcgataaaaattcacttagaaccctAAACGATATAAAGAGACATGAAGTGTAGCATTTGTTTCTTGTTgcagatgaacgtttcaagtgtcgtaccttgatttataccctatattacacatatTTACACACAAgtgtgatgctcatgcagtgttttagcaaaaaatgtacattgtaacaccgagggtgttacacgttccacccgaaccagtataaacccctgtgtcctccaagcacaccatccgagccagatgcgcaaatacaaatttactcgtcggtggtccaaaaacaccgacaatCAGTCCAAAATCAAAATCCATTGCTACACAATGCGACTATGTGATTTCTCATCTTCTTATGCCGCACTTCACATCAGGGTCGAGGGAGGGCTCTGGGCGTGGGGCACCACGGAAGAGCGAGTTGGCAAAGTTCCACGCCAAGCACTATAACGACGTTGGAAGATGAGAGGTTGCGGAGGAGGAGGATATGGACACATGACCTGGCTTCGATCAAGGAACCAGGAGAAGTTAAGGCTAACGGGTGACAAGCATAGACATGGCATAGGAGGAGCTAAGGACCATTTATACTAGGGTTTGTTAGATGGACTACTCATGTTTGTAGTGATACTTCGAGGCTCCATAGGGAATCCAAGGAGAAAATTTAGAATCCGCTCCACACCAAAAACTGTTTTAGGCCCCAATTCCGCAAAATCATGGGGGGAGGAATCAAACCTGCCCCGCAAAAACAATATTTCCATCCTAGAGAATGTGAAGTGGCCCAGTGGATTGCGATTCACACGAGACAAAAAAAGGGAGGCACCTCCTCCTTATGCGCCAGAACGGACAGGGAAGGACCTGGACGGATGTGATGTTATAGAAAGAGCAATCGGCATGGTGGGGTAATCACACTTCACACAGACGTTACTACCAGTGATGAACAATCAAAAGAGTAATCAGCGCGGCAGAGTATTCACAGACGTTAttgcgagtgacagacaatcagaAGAGTAATTATCGCGATGAAATAATCACAAGCGTTACTGCGAGTGACAGACAATAAACACGCGTGGAGTACTCGCATGCATTACTCTGAGTAATAGACAATAACCATTCTGGTGATGTCTCCTTCGATGAGCCCACAACAAACATTTAATTGAGGCTCCATCAATTTGCCCGAGTTGCAAAACCAGCCCACCCGCACCATGTCGTAGTGGGTTGGGTCCGTACACGTCACGCTCACACCAAGCTTGAGTGCTCCCATGTGGCCCACCTTTTTTTTCCTCACAATACGTGCACATAAAAGTTACTCGTATCTGTTTAGGTTGAGTCATAATTTAGTCAAAATTTCACACATAATTAAAATTTTAATGCACCTAAACATTTAATATGGACGttagtatatatatgaatttaattGTATTAAAatagatcaagtttaattaaaatccaacataggCTATcattaataaataatttctacCTACATCTGTCTCTCTTCTTGTGTTGTTCCACGGCGTGGCTAGCCATGCTGTAGATTCGGCGATTGGGGGTGGGGAGGAATGGCCGTGACACGCCACACCTTCGCCATAGACAAAATGACAAGCCAGAGAAGCAGAACGACAGCGGTGTCGATCAAAAAGTTTACACGGCAACAAGCAGCGGCCAAAATTGCTGAACTTTTGACGTGGCGAGTTAAGGGGTACAACCACGCACCCTTCGTCACTCTGTAATAGGCTGAAAACCTGCGCCCCTGTATGTACTGAACCTGTCTGTCTGGTCACCCGTACTGTACGTGCCCACGTTGGTTGCTTGATAAATGTGCGCGGCAGTCTTTCATCTGATGCGCCGGCGATCAAGCTGAACCACAGCCTGAGAAGTGAGAACCTACCGGCGGAGGAGACACGAGGAATCGCTCCTGGTTTGTCGTACGGAGTGTTCaattactaataaaaaaataaattataaaatccatcagtaatccgcgagacgaatttattaagcctaattaatctatcactaacacatgtgttactgtagcaccacgttgtcaaatcataggctaattagacttaaaaaattcgtcttgcaaattagtcgtaaactatgcaattagttattttttagtctatatttaatacttaatATATGTATCAAATATTTAATAGGACAAGAAGTAAATTTTAGGGGACTAGCATATAGCAGCTGCAGTAGCTAGCAGTATTCTTCACAAGTTTCAGACACTGAAGCTCGTATATTATACATATCTAGACCAGGTTTATTTTCGCCATTATATTgttgaagaaaaaaaattaaagggTTTATTTTCACCAAGATCAAGATGTAGGCATGCATGCCTAACTACCAGAGTACATGAAAATCTCCAATTCTGTTAGGGGGACCGAACTGGACGACGAAGCCTGGTAGACATCACAGAGGGCGCGCGCACCACGGAGGTTGGACGGAAAGGCGTTGCTATTTTTAGGTGTACAGTACATGATGTGTCCGTACGTTGCTACGAGACGataaaacttttgtactaaaaagcgAATGACGAACACGGAGGGCACCGGGCGGAGGATAACGGGGTCACGAGAGGAATCAACCCAATTCGCGCGGATTGATCGAGCAACCGGGGAAATGCGGAGGGGGCTTTAGAGCGTTACTAACCTCCTTGGCGCGGTTCTCGATGAGTCCGATCACGAAGCTAGACCgctctccgcctcctcctcctcctcctcctccgtcagcTCCGGCGGCGTTGCCCTCCATCTCCGCCGCGCTGAGCCGGGCACCGCAGCTGCGCCCGCGAGTGTGCGCGAATGCCGGCTTTTCTCGGGGGATATGTGCCGGAATGCAATGCCGCTTGGCTCTTGACCGTCGCTCACCACCCATCGTGTCAGTATCAGATATAGAGTATCACGAACGGGGGCAGTTCACAGTTCACTGGACAGTATTTCGACGGCCGTCTAGTACAGAGGACACGCAGAAAGCCGCAAAAGCACAGACCGCGGCAGCGGTGCGCATGCACCGATCCACCAGGAAATCTTTCTCCAGGCTCTCAGCAGACTCAGTCGCcgtcgcctctctctctctctctctctctctctctctctgtcgctCGGTTCCCCTCGTCTCGCCCCTCCAGCCGCCGAGGCGGACGCAGACCGCTCTCTCGTCACAGCTTTCCCCGGCTGCCCGCCCCTCCCTCCTCCGGTCCTCCCGGGACAAGAAAGAGGCAACGGAACACCGCGCAAGACGATAAAACAGCGCAGCACGCAATACGCACAAGAGCGAGCGGAAAGCGAGAGCCGACCCGACCCTCACCCGACCTCCTTGCCGGCGGATTGTCTGTGAGTTTTTTTTTCTCCCTCCCTTTTCGCCTCCCCCCGCTGGGCCGTGTGGGCCGGCCGCGCGCCCCGGCGCATGGCGTCGTCGCGGGTGATGGCGTCGTCGTCCCCGCCGCAGCAAGCGCACGCCGGCGCAGGCGCCGGCTCGTCCTCGGACCTCGCGCGATTCAGGAGCAGCAGCGGCATCGGATCCATGAACATGGACGACATCATCCGCAACATCTACGGCCCCGAGGCcgtcaacgccgccgccgccggcggcgtcggcggaccggcggagccctccccggcggcggcgctcccGGAGGCTGCTGCGGCCCGGCGGACGTCGGAGGAGGTGTGGAACGAGATCTCCGCCGCCGGAGGGCTCTCCGCGCCCGTCCTCCTCCCTCCCCCTCCCGCCGCCTGCTCCGGCACCGGCGGGGCcagtggcggcggcagcggcgccgcGGAGATGACGCTGGAGGATTTTCTCGCCAGGGATTCCTGCGCCAGGGCGGCGGTGATGGATGGGAACATGGCGCTGGGGTTCCCTGACGCTGACGGAGATGCGGCGGGGGCAGTAGGAGTAGGCGGCGGGAGGGGAAGCAGGAAGCGGGCGCTTCTGGATCCCGTGGACCGCGCCGTGATGCAGCGGCAGAAGCGCATGATCAAGAACCGAGAATCCGCGGCGAGGTCCAGGGACAGGAAACAGGTAATTAAAAGTTGAAATGTGTCGGTGGTGCGCAGAACTTGATTCATTCTTGCGTAATTTTGAGCTGTTCTCTGTGCAGACTTGGGTTGATTTTGATGCTTTCGGTTGGTCCCATATGTAGGCGTATGTCGCGGAGCTGGAATCGCAGGTTAcgcagctggaggaggagcaAGCAGAACTGTTAAAGGAGCAGGTATTATTCTTGGTTCTGCACTCAGGAAATGGTGTTGTGACGTGTTGGGTGACCTAGCTTTCGAGCATGCCCGGCCCCCGGGCCACATCTTGTTTCCAGAACATTTCATAGTACAAGCACTGTGTAACTGCCCAGCTGGTGATTCCACGAATCGTAGGTGCTCAGTAGCTCACTGTGCAGCTGTGATAGTTGGGGTTGGGAGGAAATGACAGATAATAATATCAGGCACATGATCACCCCAAAGGGAATGGGAACAAGATTTATTACGAAATAAATCTCCCTCCCTCTTAATTTTTTATGTGAAAGTGTGGTTGTATCATAACAGCAGTGAACCTTTTACCATTACATTCAGAGGCTTTATTTAGAAATGAAAAAAATATGGGCATTTTACCATTGAAGAACTGAGTCTAACTGTCATACATTTGCTGGGCGAAATATCTAAGAGTTAAATGCACAGCGGGTCCTTCAATTTTTTCTGTATTCTCATCTAGGTCTATGAATTCTCAAAATGATCATCTCGATCCTTTTAACTTCTATAGTAGTTCATTGTTCAATCTTGGACCTGAATTCACACATTGTACGAACCACTTGAAAACTTAGAGGATCTGGATGAGACTTCATGTACCTAAATGAGATTGTgaaaaaagtttatggacccgcAGCGCATTTCACTGTCTGAAAATTGATCTCcttttgtgttgtcatgtaatcaGATATCCTTGTTCATTAAATCATTTATCCTAGTCTAGGGTTTTTTTTGTTACATGTATGGATTACTTATAGAGGATTTGTGCAGAAGTCTGTTGTTAAATGAATTAGATTAACAGAATACAAAATAGGGGGAAATATATTTAGAGGCATGAGAAACATTGGTTATCTATATGTTCATGTCTCACACTTTGGGTTATAAGGTCCACCCTTCAATTCATCTTATCTTACCATTATTATTTTCCAGGAGGACCGACGCCAAAAGAGACGTAAGGAGGTAAGCTTTGTTATCAATATAATTGCTTGAAATCATGTTTAGCCTTAGGTAATTGCTTTGATATGCTTTTGGCAGTCAAATTAACATGTGTTTCTGAACTTGAACTTGTGTTATGCTTCCGGATGATTTCAGTGAAACAAATTTTCGGCATCACTTTTCAATTTTCATGCACCGTAGCAAATTTTAGTTTTttgttgtaacagaaccgaccaatttataagagcacaagtgcaAAAGTAATCACTgtagtgatcaaaccgtcatacttgaacccatataaaccctgtAGTCCGATAAAATCACGAagaatttcaaaccaactcgcatacaatcaagatcgtacatgattcaacataaagccacatgttacatccatttcataagtagttcacaagtatctcgcgtacatcggagttcacatagttattacaacacaaattcacaaatagcggaagcaaaataGTTGGAAACCCTCACACACatttagttcaaatacaagccagttccatagtcatatccagcaaaagcatcatgataagataacataggaGATCATGCCTATGATCTAGTCTTCTTCACCAACAGGGtgaagacaatacttgcagtaactgttataaagcacgtcatctgcaacaagagggaatgaACTCTGAGTATAAAAATGTACTCAGCTaaacttacccgtcgtaaaccaaaaataaatgacaccaaggagtatgcaaggatttatcggtggatctcgcttgacaaccattttgcataaaagctttaatgatacaagagcataattAAACTTTTGAGTTAAGCAACAAGTTACTAATATTAAACTTGtcatctagattagcacatgtactaaagTAAGCACTTGATTAGGATCcacacattagtaaccatattcgGCATAacgttgtaacatcatcatcatcattataaccatcaaattcAATTAGGTgtttctacgttgccgctgcttagtcaaattctcactatccgggagagacggcgactcgaatcgattcctacccaattggagaattattcctaacacacacccaagtAACCTGATCAGGGgttgcctcgggtcacctttggtacagctCAGGAACTAAAGTCGTGggcccgagcagcgccgcactctcagggagtccactctgccaggacgTCAATCTGCccttggacttacgccaatggctccctgcacatcatTACTAccaccagagtgcgcactttcacttctcggctttcggcctgagttgagctactcggtttcgcagtcggaacgagttatccagccaactaagtgataggcatgcgttcaacatgacatgatgacgtacagcgaatcggttcTTAACCGAcgcagacggggatagatccacacctaagacctccatgtcttgttgcttctctatcgacatcccgcccggtcttcattcattattaacacatggttattttcacaatagcaaatatagccaaccgtgacacGACCAGATATCAtcctatcttgcaggtgacaggaaatcacttgactttaccggtctaagcatgactaagcattgattcactcctggacctaaataggattcatggtacatTTACTAGACAAGGAAGAGATAGATATGCAACacgtgtttgcatccaattcctataacttaatgcatcaaaatataaagatactcaaagtgacatttttaaaacataggagacttagaatgctccggggcttgcctttcagaaaagaggaaggttggtgatTTGGGCACTCAAGCAGttcttcttcgttgactcctccttctggggcatgCACCTCCTGCTCTTGAACTTGTTGCTGCTCCTCCGAAAGTTCTTGTTCGAATTTCAGAATAGTGACTCCCTCcgaaacacctattgcatgtatataCACAGCATGAGAGTCATGAATGCAAAagagatgaaaggtgatgatgacatgtatagccatgtatagatggacatatgaatgacatgatgatacaagattaacatttattttactgagtaggtgcatatctcttcttgaaaacaagaactacacactcaccaagctctaacaacctaagataaagttgttcatcttcagtaagaggtctagcacctgcaactgaCAACTTATCTTAATCagcctaagcatctaaatcatcacatcaactcatataaagcaatcgAGTCATTCACTGCATTCAACAGATTCAGGGCTGCAGACAATAGCTGCTAGTTTActtcataactggagttatgcCGACTCAAAAGACATGCAAGAAGACAATATCGAAAGCTTACGAAGTTAGCTACAATTCAATCTTTAATCATCTacgcatgattcccaagttaatagGGTCAAACAATCACATTtctcaaatctggtccagaaattccagagaacaactagttctgaagaccaactttgaaCAGTCACAACTCACAAACCATTTGgctaaatgccatgaaaatttaacacaagattcCTAGCAAACATCACCTTCACCATGTAATTTGCTTAACTcaagaatctgtccagaaaagtcactataagtgaattttagggaaaataatatttcactacatacaaaAATGGTACTTTGAGCACTACTAATTTTACCAATAGTTAGCATACATCGAaagaacactagaaaacatagtggtcaaccctaaataaattcttttcatgtatttattaatttatttagataattaggtgaaaaaATAAACATATAGCAAAAGTGTACaataaattccacaaaaattacagtagattaTACATGGCCCCAATaggctactgtacaaattttatagcatttgaacatgtataacatcctatacaaaaatgacaaagcCAGCAGTGATTATAAAAACATTTAAATAGAATAAACCTCAAAGTCCTATTTCCAGTAAGAGCACTGCAACTCTAGCATTTTTCCTAGGCAACACATATGAATACAAGACCAACCCAAGTGGAATCACATTTCTCACATGcaccaaactcaagttatgaatTTTCCAAGTTTATTACGGAATAAACAAGATAAATAGCCAATAAATAATTTACTGCGGAACATGGCACATTTtgtatttttaataaaaactagacatcGCCAGGAGCACAACCCAATTTGAACCACTCAATTTGGACTCCTAAAACTcaagatatgaattttacaattttGTAGAAATTCGTGATTTAATTAAACTAAAACCCTATACCTTATACCGCTGATAGCTGGGCCCCACAGGTCAACAGTCCCACCCGTCAGCCGAACAGAGACTGGGGAGGAGGTTTGACCGACactagctcaccgacggtgagctttCCGGCGAAACCGACCCCACCATCGTGATCCTCATCCTCCCGCGTCGATTGGTGTAGAATGTTGAAGCGCGGACGTACCGGAGAGGGctcgtcgctggccatggcggcacggcggcgctgcgcgGAGGTGCATCGGTCGTCTTCGGCCACGGCAAGGCCCTGCGAGGGGCGCTAGGGTTCCGTGGTGACCACGTGGACCTACCGAGGCTACCTAGGGTTTGGTAGGAAGCGTCGGCGGGGTTCGTCCGCGTGTGTGGCGGTGCGGCGGCGAGAGCGCGGCGATGCTAGCCGTCGTGTTCTACTCAGGCGAAACTACGGTTCGCCGTAGGGTCACCCCCTAGGCTAGGTTACACCCGGAGCTAGTGCTAACGTGAAGAAGAAAGGAGAAAGAGCAAGGGAGCAGAGCAGCAGCGAGCTCGCCGTGGTGGTGACTATGACTCCGGTGAGGACAAGAACGTCGAATTTGCCCTCACCGTGGCTTGCCTGGCCCTGCAACTAGGTCGAGGATGTAGAGACTAGGATGGCGAAGTTGTTGGCTAGCTAGAGGCGGCAATGGTGCGGTGGCGGAGCTTATGGCGACGACGATGTTGTCGCTGCGGCTCGCGCGAGGCGATGCGGATGAAGCGAACGAGGGCAGCAAGCGCGTTGCGGCGGCTTAGTTGCCCCTCCGGCCTGACCGGTGGGCCCGGCACCAGCGTACGGACGCCACTTGGCGCGCGCGGCGTGCGCCCGGTCGGTCCACGATGGCCAGACCGAGATGGCCATCAGACCACCATCAGGTGCCTTACAGAGCATCTTCACCCCCtcctaactcctaaaccgtgacacTTCGTGATCAACCAATTTCACCATTGTGTAGacctaagtgagtactacaactttggttaaaaGAGCCTGAACTGATTCGGCTGGTTTTCAAATGACAAAGCTCCAAAGAGGAGTAAAAGGAAACTGGAACGGCTCCAACACAGCCAAAATGACTAGGTCCAAAACAGCCCCCAAATCAGGCTTGTGGGCcacttttgagcatgttgtgcacatttctAGCTCAAGGTCATTAAACAACTTTTGTCCTCATaaatgctacaactttgcttaagggtgcacagccatgcaaacactctaagctagactttttaataggtcaaacaaaAGTGCTCTAGAGAGAATCCTAGTCAAACACAGATCTAGGAGCTTAATTATGCAATgtcatcaacatgaacattgttccaaattgcatcctaagcatagttaaggtgttttagtgatcaacatcgaccacttgcacttaatcacacatggtcataagcatacacatattggaaacatagaataacaaggcatgttttacatgtttcaattgtatgttGCACATGTaaatgctcatatatgaatgcatgatgcttatgctcatgcaaatgcaagtgcaattatgcatgcctaacacctagggtgttacatttgtAATCTCAAAATTCCATTTTTTGGGGCAAAAATCTCCTTTTTTGGGAGAAATTTAATTAGCTCATTTACTTGCAATGCCTGGAAAGAAACTTTCTTTTTCCATCTTTGATTGTAATCTGAATTCTGAAGAGTGTATGCCTACTAGTTATACGTTTTCATCTGATGCTATATTAATAAGTTCTGCCACTGGCTTAATCTGTTACTGATAATTATCTCACAGCATTATATTGCTTGTCAGTCTGATTTTCTCCATGTCTATACTATCATGATTTTCTCAAATCTATTGCTATGGTTAGTTGAGTACTCTGCAAATTCAAACATGCAACAGTTGCTGTTCTTTTGTCATTCATTAAAGAAGTTAATCTGTTTGTGCAGCTAATTGAAAGGGTAGTTCCAGTCATCAGGAAAAAGTCATCACAAGATCTTAGAAGAACCAATTCCATGCAATGGTAGAAATGACACTGAGCCCTGATGTTGTTCTCTTAGAAGTTACAAGTTTTTTTTCCCCTTTTAGACTGTTTCTCCTAGTTTTCTTTGACAGCTATTTAGGAATAGTGGAAAACATTAGGTGATTGTGCGTGATCAAGAAGTCACGCCATTCAAAATTGATCCGTTGTCAGCCTGATGTTTCCTTGTGAATGCGGCTGAGTGTTGTATAAACAAGAACAATAAGGTTTGCTTGAACGGTGGATCAAAGTATTCTAATTACAAAGGCATCTAT
This genomic interval carries:
- the LOC136512923 gene encoding bZIP transcription factor 12-like, giving the protein MASSRVMASSSPPQQAHAGAGAGSSSDLARFRSSSGIGSMNMDDIIRNIYGPEAVNAAAAGGVGGPAEPSPAAALPEAAAARRTSEEVWNEISAAGGLSAPVLLPPPPAACSGTGGASGGGSGAAEMTLEDFLARDSCARAAVMDGNMALGFPDADGDAAGAVGVGGGRGSRKRALLDPVDRAVMQRQKRMIKNRESAARSRDRKQAYVAELESQVTQLEEEQAELLKEQEDRRQKRRKELIERVVPVIRKKSSQDLRRTNSMQW